From Nicotiana tabacum cultivar K326 chromosome 15, ASM71507v2, whole genome shotgun sequence, the proteins below share one genomic window:
- the LOC142169495 gene encoding protein NIM1-INTERACTING 2-like, producing the protein MEGEKKRKRTVNGSGDRRREVAAGGSNAVFTPPPPPPSEAEVEEFFAILRRMHVAVKYLEKSDPILPANVNRHGSRLTAMETDTDGVGRIPLRNGGLELDLNMEPEPETNGV; encoded by the coding sequence ATGGAGGgtgagaagaagaggaagaggacaGTTAACGGCAGCGGAGATCGGAGAAGAGAAGTTGCAGCAGGTGGAAGTAATGCAGTATTCACGCCGCCGCCACCACCGCCTTCAGAGGCGGAGGTTGAGGAGTTCTTCGCTATTTTACGGAGGATGCACGTCGCCGTGAAGTATCTGGAGAAGAGTGATCCGATTCTACCTGCAAACGTCAATCGCCACGGTAGTAGGTTAACGGCGATGGAGACTGATACTGACGGTGTTGGACGGATTCCGTTACGGAATGGTGGTTTGGAATTGGACCTGAACATGGAGCCAGAACCAGAGACTAACGGCGTTTAA